A genomic window from Slackia heliotrinireducens DSM 20476 includes:
- a CDS encoding SWIM zinc finger family protein, translated as MIENWRGAFTDRILERGRNCWRNGQVAIKTANDTTCSATVAGTQVYRVSVPMSGALARATCTCPHFAKGNMCKHIAAVLYALEAGDSNETCVESPVQDTQDISSRANRENILDMMSEDDLRGFVRELMGEDERLERRVLSRMGVVDLKQAKSDLRKLTTDLMRTYEHSGMIDWRYSLDFENEYLAGVDDIVEPFRTTQDVDGLMELVVVRLMQLQRIRIDDSDGFFSTALYPVRDDMKKAFIWADVKQRRKMLQTLNSFLQKKPGTNRNDMYWFLEDCVQGFLLDAFPTDPELAQDVIAMADSRIAELPAQCNDRGYDRNGADRRQWKMGRLMALSSTDASFDELTEAADELLGEAKAVRVLSDALLREGRVDEALGMLRDNVDAFDERRRGDDRPPRVVDRLIELTEQYKPVAEREVLLTWLLQNPPGKCSAKDLETWYDALHGLTGEQSWSQTRGALMATMPAGAKQTCLAHEDSLDELYECIMADGGGDLWKYESLLSDRYPQAYLELYLDQARFELNNSRDRREYNRAARALKKVVAFEGGFEIAQAEAEAVVAANPRKTALADELRKVGFAV; from the coding sequence ATGATTGAAAACTGGCGCGGTGCATTTACCGACCGCATTCTCGAGCGCGGGCGGAATTGCTGGCGCAACGGACAGGTAGCCATCAAAACGGCGAACGACACCACGTGCTCCGCCACCGTTGCGGGCACGCAGGTCTACAGAGTCAGTGTGCCGATGTCGGGCGCGCTTGCAAGGGCCACGTGCACATGCCCCCATTTCGCGAAGGGGAACATGTGCAAGCACATCGCAGCCGTCCTGTACGCGTTGGAAGCTGGCGATTCGAACGAGACGTGCGTCGAATCTCCTGTTCAAGACACTCAGGACATATCGTCCCGCGCCAATAGGGAGAACATTCTCGACATGATGTCGGAAGATGACCTGCGCGGCTTTGTCCGGGAGCTCATGGGTGAAGACGAGCGCCTGGAGCGTCGGGTTCTCTCTCGGATGGGCGTCGTTGACCTGAAGCAGGCGAAATCCGACCTCCGGAAGCTGACCACCGATCTCATGCGGACCTACGAGCACAGCGGCATGATTGACTGGAGATATTCGCTGGATTTCGAGAACGAGTATCTGGCAGGCGTTGACGACATCGTCGAGCCGTTCCGGACCACCCAAGACGTCGACGGGTTGATGGAGCTTGTCGTCGTCCGTTTAATGCAGCTCCAGCGCATACGCATCGACGATTCGGACGGGTTCTTCTCAACGGCTCTCTACCCTGTTCGAGACGATATGAAAAAAGCCTTCATCTGGGCAGACGTCAAGCAACGGCGCAAGATGCTCCAAACCCTGAATAGTTTTCTGCAGAAAAAACCTGGCACCAACCGCAACGACATGTACTGGTTTTTGGAGGACTGTGTCCAGGGTTTTCTGCTGGACGCGTTTCCAACCGATCCGGAACTTGCGCAGGACGTGATCGCCATGGCGGACAGCCGCATCGCCGAGCTGCCCGCGCAGTGCAATGACCGTGGCTATGACAGAAACGGAGCAGACCGTCGTCAATGGAAGATGGGGCGTTTGATGGCGCTGTCCAGCACGGATGCGTCCTTCGACGAGCTGACTGAAGCCGCTGATGAATTGCTTGGCGAAGCGAAGGCGGTACGTGTGCTTTCGGATGCGCTTTTGCGAGAGGGCAGGGTCGACGAGGCGTTGGGGATGTTGCGGGACAACGTCGACGCTTTCGACGAGCGGCGTAGGGGAGACGATCGGCCGCCCCGTGTGGTTGACCGACTCATCGAGCTGACTGAGCAGTACAAACCCGTAGCCGAGCGAGAGGTGTTGCTGACTTGGCTTTTACAGAATCCTCCGGGCAAATGCTCCGCGAAAGACTTAGAGACATGGTATGACGCGCTGCATGGGTTGACGGGCGAACAATCCTGGTCGCAGACGCGCGGGGCCTTGATGGCGACGATGCCGGCGGGTGCGAAGCAGACGTGCCTGGCGCACGAGGACTCTTTAGACGAGCTGTACGAGTGCATCATGGCAGATGGCGGCGGGGATTTGTGGAAATACGAAAGCTTGCTTTCCGATCGGTATCCGCAGGCTTACCTCGAGTTGTATTTGGATCAGGCACGCTTCGAACTGAATAATTCGCGCGATCGTCGGGAATATAACCGGGCGGCGCGTGCCCTGAAGAAAGTGGTGGCCTTCGAAGGTGGGTTCGAAATCGCCCAGGCCGAGGCTGAGGCGGTCGTCGCGGCAAACCCGCGCAAGACTGCTCTGGCCGATGAGCTGCGCAAAGTTGGGTTTGCGGTCTAG
- a CDS encoding N-acetylmuramoyl-L-alanine amidase family protein, whose protein sequence is MSRASTRNSVRRFRLLLAFAMAVVFALGFGVAGCSSDGSDEGADEIAAPVQADYYGQWVVSSIESDGGGSGITNQEELESQKELGNDTVFTFNEDGSATLTLYGSDFEATWDYADSGESTVEVLGETFDMDVSGNTLTLTKDDTVFNCKRYGAAAPTISDERTSLADVKGYVGDRQSPELRPGWNESDGKRIYVNEDGSLPDGWMDVDGAKYCFVHGAPRTGLFLDGDYYYFTNEEGAMQTGWQDIDMDRYYFDQESGQALIGWQQLDGAWYAFDEQGRMHTQWYRISESEEYYMGDDGKMCTGWVDIEGSSYYFDANGKLQKDTWIGNNYVNESGQWVEGIKPLPDSGTVFVGGSGISSATVEGSTDRNALVKFKDGSGNEVAVFFVGKGETVTVSMPGGYYYMYVAYGGDQWYGEDSEYPFGDETTFSKDDEGADFSNYTWQYTLYTVSNGNLHMDSIGADEF, encoded by the coding sequence ATGTCACGCGCGTCGACCCGCAATTCCGTTCGCCGTTTCCGCTTGCTGCTGGCCTTCGCTATGGCCGTTGTTTTCGCGCTGGGCTTCGGCGTTGCGGGATGCTCGTCGGACGGATCGGATGAAGGCGCCGACGAAATCGCCGCGCCCGTCCAGGCGGACTATTACGGCCAATGGGTCGTATCCTCCATCGAATCCGACGGCGGCGGCAGCGGCATCACGAACCAAGAGGAGCTCGAATCCCAGAAGGAACTCGGAAACGATACGGTTTTCACCTTTAACGAAGACGGCTCGGCGACGTTGACCCTGTACGGCTCCGATTTCGAAGCCACCTGGGATTATGCGGACTCGGGCGAAAGCACCGTGGAGGTTTTGGGCGAAACCTTCGATATGGACGTTTCCGGCAACACCCTCACGCTCACCAAGGATGACACGGTATTCAACTGCAAGCGCTACGGCGCTGCTGCTCCGACGATCAGCGACGAGCGGACGTCGCTTGCCGACGTGAAAGGGTACGTCGGCGACCGCCAGAGCCCCGAGCTGCGTCCCGGCTGGAACGAAAGCGACGGCAAGCGCATCTACGTGAACGAAGACGGCTCGCTGCCCGACGGTTGGATGGACGTGGACGGCGCCAAGTACTGCTTCGTGCACGGCGCTCCGCGCACGGGCTTGTTCCTGGACGGCGACTACTACTACTTCACGAACGAAGAAGGCGCCATGCAGACCGGCTGGCAGGACATCGACATGGACCGCTACTACTTCGATCAGGAATCCGGTCAGGCGCTCATCGGCTGGCAGCAGCTCGACGGCGCGTGGTACGCCTTCGACGAGCAGGGCAGGATGCATACCCAGTGGTACCGCATCTCTGAGTCCGAAGAGTACTACATGGGTGACGACGGCAAGATGTGCACCGGCTGGGTGGACATCGAAGGGTCCTCATACTATTTCGATGCGAACGGCAAGCTGCAGAAGGACACTTGGATAGGCAACAACTACGTGAACGAATCCGGCCAGTGGGTCGAGGGCATCAAGCCGCTGCCCGACAGCGGCACGGTGTTCGTGGGCGGATCGGGCATCTCATCTGCCACCGTGGAGGGCAGTACGGATCGCAACGCTCTGGTCAAGTTCAAGGACGGCTCGGGCAACGAGGTTGCGGTGTTCTTCGTGGGCAAGGGCGAAACCGTGACCGTGAGCATGCCTGGTGGTTACTACTATATGTATGTCGCGTACGGCGGCGACCAGTGGTACGGCGAAGACAGCGAATACCCCTTCGGCGACGAAACCACCTTCTCGAAGGATGACGAAGGCGCCGACTTCTCCAACTACACTTGGCAATACACGCTGTATACGGTTTCTAACGGCAACCTGCACATGGACTCCATCGGAGCCGACGAATTCTAG
- a CDS encoding cytochrome c3 family protein, with translation MKRIQRASHTTSKNKLTLVAGTIGALLVALAIGCSPSGTNATSSDGDATDSATFDTASYQLHVENCDGGAGLASFHTALGYDCTSCHGSDLPDQLSGIETEDGSEPELTSTYFVDNDKCFACHGTWEDLATATESLGDYNPHDSIHGTVQYCNECHKGHSEQVDICGECHPNGGQTMRGTVS, from the coding sequence ATGAAGAGGATTCAGAGAGCATCGCACACGACCTCCAAGAATAAGCTCACCCTCGTGGCCGGTACCATCGGCGCCCTGCTTGTCGCGCTGGCCATTGGCTGCTCGCCTAGCGGCACCAACGCAACATCCTCGGATGGCGATGCTACGGACTCGGCCACGTTTGACACCGCAAGCTATCAGCTGCATGTCGAGAACTGCGACGGCGGCGCGGGTCTTGCCAGCTTTCACACCGCGCTTGGTTACGACTGCACCTCGTGCCATGGGTCCGACCTACCCGACCAGCTTTCGGGTATCGAAACCGAAGATGGCTCCGAGCCTGAACTGACCAGCACGTATTTTGTAGACAACGACAAGTGCTTCGCTTGTCATGGGACTTGGGAGGACCTGGCCACGGCAACCGAATCATTGGGGGATTACAACCCGCACGACTCCATACATGGCACAGTTCAATACTGCAACGAGTGTCACAAGGGACATTCCGAACAAGTAGACATCTGTGGAGAATGCCACCCCAACGGTGGGCAGACCATGCGGGGAACAGTCTCGTAA
- a CDS encoding FAD-binding protein: protein MAEKSTGSLSRRGFVKATGASVLGAAAAAGVFGVVGKPQAAIAEESATAAETPGVTDFAANSELYMNAFPQPVRYIPVIDAPTDIDRQGPTAFEAREIDETEIVRTEETDVLVVGCGITGSCAALSASDDGTTQVLCLEKMSVGRGMFEGMGVTGGPQMEEAGYELDKAEMMDRMRHAAYYRVPIDPIKLWADRSPEAAAWLQEKFDEGEGGITTHFIENNPNAHNFEVPQTEVGFASDQWSEQTTNNAGGAGIYIVKDLANTLSKRENADLRYNTPVVKLEREEGGRVTGAIAKDAEGYFRVNASKGVILATGGFDANPQLLKAWCRPEDIANCASWCPNYGTTGDGQLMGLAVGGQMDPLPAAIMNFDFGSPESFYSSNLGITSLVAQGLMINEQGRRFASESLPFQARSNAITAQRHYGESCWRVASSAQVAAPTVLEALEPFKEKSWAFEADSLEELAEIMEVPAENLVETVERYNGFVDNMKDEDFNKPLTETSAKIEGEKYYAIKHQSSILATVSGLVVDYSCHVLDYDNEVIEGLYAAGGASGGFFSGNYPRHIFGPSIGRCVTFGYVSGQNAAMGV, encoded by the coding sequence ATGGCAGAAAAAAGCACGGGTTCACTGTCCCGACGTGGCTTTGTCAAAGCCACGGGCGCAAGCGTACTTGGTGCAGCAGCGGCCGCTGGCGTATTCGGCGTAGTCGGCAAGCCTCAAGCGGCCATTGCCGAAGAGTCCGCAACGGCAGCTGAAACACCTGGCGTAACTGATTTTGCCGCAAACAGCGAACTGTACATGAATGCGTTCCCGCAGCCAGTTCGTTACATCCCGGTTATCGACGCTCCGACGGATATCGACCGCCAAGGGCCAACGGCTTTCGAAGCTCGTGAAATCGATGAGACCGAAATCGTTCGCACCGAAGAGACCGATGTGCTGGTTGTCGGATGCGGCATCACCGGATCTTGCGCTGCCCTGTCGGCATCCGACGACGGAACCACGCAGGTCTTGTGCCTCGAGAAGATGAGCGTTGGCCGCGGCATGTTCGAAGGCATGGGCGTTACCGGTGGACCGCAAATGGAAGAGGCCGGCTACGAACTGGACAAGGCCGAAATGATGGACCGCATGCGTCACGCGGCATATTACCGCGTACCGATCGACCCCATCAAGCTTTGGGCAGACCGCAGTCCCGAAGCGGCCGCATGGCTTCAAGAGAAGTTTGACGAGGGCGAAGGCGGCATTACCACGCACTTCATCGAGAATAATCCGAACGCCCACAACTTCGAAGTACCTCAGACAGAAGTGGGGTTCGCATCCGACCAATGGAGCGAGCAGACCACGAATAATGCGGGCGGCGCTGGAATCTACATCGTGAAGGACCTGGCCAACACGTTATCCAAACGCGAAAACGCAGATCTTCGCTACAATACCCCGGTTGTCAAGCTTGAGCGTGAAGAGGGCGGTCGCGTCACAGGCGCGATTGCCAAGGATGCTGAGGGTTACTTCCGCGTGAACGCGAGCAAAGGCGTCATCCTGGCAACCGGCGGCTTCGATGCCAACCCGCAACTGCTCAAGGCATGGTGCCGCCCCGAAGACATCGCCAACTGCGCAAGTTGGTGCCCGAACTACGGCACCACCGGCGATGGCCAGCTCATGGGCCTTGCGGTTGGCGGCCAGATGGACCCCCTGCCTGCAGCCATCATGAACTTCGATTTCGGCAGCCCCGAGTCGTTCTACTCCAGCAATCTCGGAATCACGAGCCTCGTTGCCCAAGGACTCATGATCAACGAGCAGGGCCGTCGTTTCGCCAGCGAATCGCTACCTTTCCAGGCTCGCTCTAACGCCATCACGGCCCAACGCCATTACGGAGAAAGCTGCTGGCGCGTTGCGTCCAGTGCGCAGGTCGCTGCCCCCACGGTGCTCGAAGCCCTTGAGCCGTTTAAAGAGAAGAGCTGGGCGTTCGAGGCGGACTCGTTGGAAGAGCTCGCCGAAATCATGGAAGTCCCCGCTGAGAACCTTGTTGAAACCGTGGAGCGGTACAACGGTTTCGTAGACAACATGAAGGACGAAGACTTCAACAAGCCCCTGACAGAAACCTCGGCAAAAATCGAAGGCGAGAAATACTATGCCATCAAGCACCAGTCTTCGATTCTGGCCACTGTTTCAGGTTTGGTCGTCGACTATTCCTGTCACGTGTTGGATTACGACAACGAAGTCATCGAGGGGCTGTATGCTGCAGGCGGCGCATCGGGTGGTTTCTTCAGCGGCAACTACCCGCGACACATTTTCGGACCGTCAATCGGACGCTGCGTAACCTTCGGCTACGTGTCCGGCCAAAACGCTGCGATGGGGGTGTAG
- a CDS encoding TetR/AcrR family transcriptional regulator, which translates to MIEAGHEHGERSGLMGTPGVVPSFSKDEIVEVALALIDEKGTKGFTIRALADRVGISPMGIYTYFSSKEDIAAHVLGRVLSEVDNEPVPGEFWEDTLHRVCDSIRAAALAHPKARLMRHELGVGWPQVHNRHVYCLHLDQGMPRGVYEHMHHVLRAFLDGYLDQEARATVQRTDSDIPDEEEWTRVSIGSYESEAFNQGIDFIIAGTRAIAAPSDCEWYTPEDPAKWTLI; encoded by the coding sequence ATGATTGAGGCTGGGCATGAGCATGGAGAACGGAGCGGTTTGATGGGTACGCCAGGGGTGGTGCCGTCCTTTTCGAAGGACGAGATAGTTGAGGTCGCCCTTGCTTTGATTGATGAAAAGGGTACAAAAGGCTTCACCATCCGCGCTCTTGCGGATCGTGTGGGCATAAGTCCTATGGGAATCTACACCTACTTCTCATCCAAAGAAGACATCGCCGCACATGTGTTGGGGCGTGTGCTGAGCGAGGTCGACAACGAACCTGTGCCGGGGGAGTTCTGGGAAGATACGCTGCATAGAGTGTGTGATTCCATCAGGGCTGCTGCGCTTGCGCACCCGAAAGCCCGGCTGATGCGACACGAGCTTGGTGTCGGCTGGCCTCAGGTGCACAACAGGCATGTGTATTGCCTGCATCTAGACCAGGGTATGCCAAGGGGTGTCTACGAGCACATGCACCATGTGCTGCGCGCGTTTCTCGATGGATATCTTGACCAGGAAGCCAGGGCCACCGTTCAAAGGACGGATTCCGACATTCCCGACGAAGAAGAATGGACGCGTGTGTCGATTGGCTCGTATGAGAGCGAAGCGTTCAATCAGGGCATTGATTTCATCATTGCAGGCACTCGGGCGATAGCGGCGCCAAGCGATTGCGAATGGTATACGCCTGAAGATCCTGCGAAATGGACCCTGATTTAG
- a CDS encoding ferric reductase-like transmembrane domain-containing protein encodes MELAITIVVTAVAAVLLAPSIRKAPAAWYAGAVAVCVICAYLMLHPMPYQVLRAFAFAVQKCYVAFGLFAVVMFVGAAPKTSVFFHRVMPARAELSIVATLLSGGHIVLYTMNYLSTGSALFSTPKMLVPFAMSVIAAVVLVVLFATSFKRVRVTMPFNRWKFIQRFAYLFFALIIVHALLFLGPSALNGSVHAATNLAVYVLVGAAYAVARIARYMSDRKKASKPETLEDLCR; translated from the coding sequence ATGGAACTCGCAATCACGATTGTCGTCACGGCGGTTGCGGCCGTTCTGCTGGCGCCGTCGATTCGCAAGGCGCCCGCCGCATGGTACGCCGGGGCCGTCGCCGTGTGCGTGATCTGCGCGTATCTGATGCTGCATCCCATGCCCTATCAAGTGTTGCGCGCGTTCGCTTTTGCAGTGCAGAAGTGCTATGTGGCATTCGGCCTGTTCGCCGTGGTCATGTTCGTGGGCGCCGCTCCCAAAACCTCGGTGTTCTTCCACCGTGTCATGCCGGCTCGTGCCGAACTGTCCATCGTGGCCACACTCCTTTCGGGCGGACACATCGTGCTGTATACCATGAATTATCTGAGCACGGGTTCGGCTCTGTTCTCGACGCCGAAGATGCTCGTGCCGTTTGCTATGTCCGTCATCGCAGCGGTGGTGCTCGTCGTGCTGTTCGCCACATCTTTCAAGCGCGTGCGCGTCACCATGCCGTTCAACCGTTGGAAATTCATCCAGCGATTCGCATACCTTTTCTTCGCGCTGATCATCGTGCATGCACTGCTGTTCCTGGGGCCGTCGGCCCTGAACGGGTCCGTGCATGCAGCGACCAATCTGGCCGTGTACGTGCTTGTGGGTGCTGCGTATGCGGTCGCGCGCATCGCCCGCTATATGTCCGACAGGAAGAAGGCTTCCAAGCCGGAAACCCTCGAGGACCTTTGTCGTTAG